The Eleginops maclovinus isolate JMC-PN-2008 ecotype Puerto Natales chromosome 10, JC_Emac_rtc_rv5, whole genome shotgun sequence nucleotide sequence CTGGCTGGATCACCGCCGTTCTGGCATCGCAAGCAGATGCTGATGCTGAGGATGATCATGGAGGGTCGTTATCAGTTCAGCTCCCCTGAGTGGGACGACAGGTCGGACAATGTGAAGGATCTGGTAAGCTGAGCGAAGTTTTATCATACCATGTGAATGTTTGTAATATTCTTCTTTAGTTTCACCCAGATATCACGTAAGATTAAACAATTACTCAGCAAAACAGGATGTGATTGTTCTTTATTTGGAGCAAATGTTAAGGTTAAAACATAAAGCTTTAATTTGGTTGTTTTGCTAGTAACCTCTACAGCTTCACACTAGTCCTGTCTTCAATCACTTTGCTTGTGCTGCTCAGATATCCAGGCTGCTGGTAGTGGACCCTGCTGTCCGTCTCACCTCTGAGCAAGCCTTATCACATCCCTTCTTCAGACTGTACCAGAAGGAGAAAGTGCGACTCTTCAGTCCCAGAAAGACATTTAGGGTGAGTCCCAGCATCAACTTggcttttttaaagtaatacatcATTCTAATACTCTCCACTCTCACCTGCTCTGCTTTCCTGCTTCTTCAGGTGTATATAGTCAGCGTGTTGGCCTGTATCAGGATGTACAGCCGTTACCGCAGGACTCGCCCGCTGACTCGGGAGGTGCTAGCCCGAGATCCCTACTCGCTCCGCGGTGTGCGCAAACTCATCGACGGCTGCGCCTTCCGCATCTACGGGCACTGGGTGAAGAAAGGGGAGCAGCAGAACCGAGCTGCCCTCTTTCAGAACACAGCTAAGATCCTGCTGCTGGGCCTGGAGGACTTCGAACCATAAACAGGTCAACCTCAAGCCAAACCAcagtgatttttatttaaacatttgcatgTACTCATGTCAGTGTTTGTCTTGTTGAATTACTGTGTTTGATTTCAATATGAGGTGCTCAGGGGGCCAGGGTGTTTTTATGCCTTGCACCGTGGTTTTCAGAGTTCAAGATAAGCACGCACATCTTATCCTATCTGCGTTTTGATCCGAGTTCGTGGCTGTTTGAAACTCTTCCTGTCAGGTCATTCTGCTCGCAGTACCACTTTGCAGTTTAGGACACATTGCACAATGATTTTAATCAAATATGACATAGGACTGCATTATGTGTACTTAGGATTTGACCTGTTGATCGTCTGTTATACTGAGGAGAGAATGTGTTTCAAAGCGCTATGGTTTACTATTTAGATAATACTTACATAGACACAACAAGGTTCAGATTTACTGGTACTCAAGTGTTACAAAGCAGTACCAGAAGACATGATTAACATTCAAGTACAGTATTTGGAATGTTTTTGGTAGATATACTGTCATGCATGCAGACATTCCTTCATAGGAAACCCACTTCAACTAACTGTGAAGACTATTGTGAGTGTATTTCCTATTGAACCTAAACAACCATGTTACAAACTCTGTTTATTCTGCAGTTTAATAAGTAGCACTTTTCCAGAAAGTGCCTGCCTGAGAAATGTACTTGTAAAAATGCAgatatatatgtactgtatataaacaaaaaaggatttattgACAATAAAACTCATCCTAAGCTCAAGTTGTCCTAATTTGTGTTcctaattcattgttttttggCCTTCTGGTTGGGCTGTGGAGAATCCGGTGTGTTCTTGTGCTTCTCTGCAATATCCTTCATTCGCTGATCGAGTTGTCCAGACACAAGCGTCATCTGCTCTCTGACCTCTCTCTCTATAAGTGTCTTCAGTTCTGATTGTGAACCTGAAAGGAATGAAATGAAGCAGTTAGAAAACGACATTTTGGGTGCGTATTGCTTTTTAGAAAAACTCTTGATTACTACTACCTAGGCTGGCTCCCTCCGGCTCTTCACTGGATGcttctgtttccttttccattACATTCTCAACATCTGGTGCGGGAAGAATATCAGTAAGTTAATACATCTGTTGCAAAGTTCTCTTCAGTATCAAGAATATTCTGTTTTCAAAgtgaaacaatataaaaaaaggctTTGTGCCACTATACCTGCCAACACCAATGTATTTATTACCTGGAGCGGAGGAATCCACCATAGCAGGTTCATCTTGGACTGGGATCCCAGAGTAAGTCAAAGACAAGTCAAGTTTTAGCTGTTCAAAAATGATAAGTAGAagtattataatataaagtattatttaaaaaaagtaatactaTCTGTGTTTGATTGTTACCTGTGGGGTGAAGATATATCTGTAGAGTTTGTAGTGTCTCACATAGCCGGTATAGATGTAGTTTAAGATAAAGgtcacctcctcagagttaaaGAGGTCGATACTGAAGGGAGGTCGCTGTAGTGGGGAAAACATTCAAATTGAATATTGCATATATGGAAATCCGTGGTCTCAaacaatgtctttctttttttaacataaagaaataGTGAAATGTCTATCCCAGTAGCTCT carries:
- the cfap119 gene encoding coiled-coil domain-containing protein 189 isoform X1, producing the protein MACKCLPKIHSLCVFRTDVNYHEMEEIDKMQSIPDLESALGRVFGVDLPEPKRGVLLELYVQTVLFCRECNFKKEQTSALLSIIKSIHEANIETSLNNIEQCFKYCKELLLCHSVRRPPFSIDLFNSEEVTFILNYIYTGYVRHYKLYRYIFTPQLKLDLSLTYSGIPVQDEPAMVDSSAPDVENVMEKETEASSEEPEGASLGSQSELKTLIEREVREQMTLVSGQLDQRMKDIAEKHKNTPDSPQPNQKAKKQ
- the cfap119 gene encoding coiled-coil domain-containing protein 189 isoform X3, translated to MEEIDKMQSIPDLESALGRVFGVDLPEPKRGVLLELYVQTVLFCRECNFKKEQTSALLSIIKSIHEANIETSLNNIEQCFKYCKELLLCHSVRRPPFSIDLFNSEEVTFILNYIYTGYVRHYKLYRYIFTPQLKLDLSLTYSGIPVQDEPAMVDSSAPDVENVMEKETEASSEEPEGASLGSQSELKTLIEREVREQMTLVSGQLDQRMKDIAEKHKNTPDSPQPNQKAKKQ
- the cfap119 gene encoding coiled-coil domain-containing protein 189 isoform X2, with the translated sequence MDAITRALKPKLMLWTDVNYHEMEEIDKMQSIPDLESALGRVFGVDLPEPKRGVLLELYVQTVLFCRECNFKKEQTSALLSIIKSIHEANIETSLNNIEQCFKYCKELLLCHSVRRPPFSIDLFNSEEVTFILNYIYTGYVRHYKLYRYIFTPQLKLDLSLTYSGIPVQDEPAMVDSSAPDVENVMEKETEASSEEPEGASLGSQSELKTLIEREVREQMTLVSGQLDQRMKDIAEKHKNTPDSPQPNQKAKKQ